Below is a genomic region from Streptomyces sp. NBC_00461.
CACCCTCGGGTGTTCGCCACCCTCACGGCCCCCGGTTTCGGCCCAGTTCACACCCGTCGTGAGCGTGCGGGGCATGTACGGGGATGCCGTCCCCGGAGGGCGGGGGAGTACTGCCCGCATGGCCTGCCCATCGGATGCCATGAGCGGCATGCGGAGGGTGAGCCTCGCCTCGGCGAGCCCCTGTGCCCGCGCTGCTATGACTACGCCGGAGCTGTCCTCTGGCAGGCGTACGCCGGTCAGCTCTGGCACCGGTTCGCGCTGGAGCTGCGCCGCGAGGTCGCACGGCGGGCCGGACTGTCCCGTACCGAATTCGGCGACGTGGCCCGGTTGTCGTACGCCAAGGTGGCCGAGTACCAGCGGCGGGGCCTGGTCCACTTCCATGCCGTGATCCGTGTCGACGGTCCGGAGGGACCGGCCTCCGCTCCGCCCGGTTGGGCGACGACGGCTCTCCTGACGGATGCGGTACATGCAGTCGTCGGCAGGGTGGGGCTCATCGCTCCTGGCGCGGATGTCGTAGGCACTCGCGTGCTGCGCTTCGGCGATCAGGTCGACGTGCGACCCATTGCGGCGTTCGGAGCGGGGGAGCGGCTGACCTCCGCGGCCGTCGCGGGATACATCGCGAAGTACGCGACCAAGGGGGCCGAGTCCGCCGGCGCGGTCGACGGTCGGATTCACCAGGCGCGGGAAATGGTCATGTTGCCAGTACGGGCTCACGTTCTCCGCATGATCAGTACGTGCTGGTGGCTCGGCGGCTTGCCTCCCTTCGAACCTCTCGGGCTACGGCATTGGGCCCACATGCTCGGCTACGGCGGCCACTTCTC
It encodes:
- a CDS encoding replication initiator, producing the protein MTAPLPKSVAALLNRATEPEFAAWRRNIVSLAGCTNPIHLVGGATVVDTTTGEALFSYASDVYGGRLLTACGNRRATVCPSCSRLYRADTYQLIRAGLVGGKNVRESVSGHPRVFATLTAPGFGPVHTRRERAGHVRGCRPRRAGEYCPHGLPIGCHERHAEGEPRLGEPLCPRCYDYAGAVLWQAYAGQLWHRFALELRREVARRAGLSRTEFGDVARLSYAKVAEYQRRGLVHFHAVIRVDGPEGPASAPPGWATTALLTDAVHAVVGRVGLIAPGADVVGTRVLRFGDQVDVRPIAAFGAGERLTSAAVAGYIAKYATKGAESAGAVDGRIHQAREMVMLPVRAHVLRMISTCWWLGGLPPFEPLGLRHWAHMLGYGGHFSTKSRRYSTTLTALREARAEHRAEEQRTALGISGRSTITVGEWRYAGRGYSLEGALLAASVREGGVSDGA